A window of uncultured Methanoregula sp. genomic DNA:
AACTTGTTCTCGGTGAACCAAGCCGCCGCGCCGTCGCGCAACTTGCGATACGCCGGACGGCTCTCCTCCGCCACGAGATGTTCGTTGAAGGGACCCAGGATGATGAACACCTCGTTGCCCCGGTCCCGCAAGGAACCCACCAGCCGCTTGAAAGCCTGCCACTGCAGCGATGTCTCCAACCCCACCCATTCAAACTGGCTCGGCCCGCCGCTGTTCTTGAACCACGGCACGTGCCGGGGACTGCTCGGCCCCCGCATCGGGTCATCGCCGGGCGCCACGGGCACCTCGAGTGTTATCCGCGCCAGCGGGTTGCGGTAACTGTTCGGATACCGCGGCGGGTCGGCCCCGTCATCTTGCAGGGTCCAGTTCAGAATGCTCTTGCTCTCGAAATAGGCCTGCTGCAGGTGGTTGACCCACGACACCAAGCCCAGATTGCGCTCGATCACCGCCGCCAAACGCTCGTTGGCATCGGCTCGATAGCACGGAATGCGCGGCGTAAATTGAGGGATCAGCCGCGCGTGATTGATCTTCTCCTCCTTGGCCGCCTGCAAGTCCGCCTTGGGACTGCTCAGCCACAGGAGATTGCAGTGCAACAGCACCCGCTTATGCCGCAGGCCCTGCCCGTAATAGGTCTCGAGACCCTCGAGCGCCAGGGGAAACAGCCCGTTCATGCCCAGGTTGACGAACCGGTTCGTTTGTCCGGCCTCCCGGTTCAGAAAATGCGGCAGGGTGCCCTCGGGCCGCACGTATTCCCCCCACACCACCGAGTCGCCCACCACCAGGATCTTCCCGGCCTCCGGGTTGCGGTCCAACCACCGCTCATAGAGCCAATAATCCTGGCTTAACGCGTACGGAATGCGGTAATCCGGGCCGGTCTCGAAACGTTCGATTGCCTTCCAGATTCGCGGCGTCAACGCCAGGGCCAGCAACACGATCACCCCCACGGCGACCCACTGCCCGAGGGTCAGCCGCATCGCGTTGACCCCAAAGGGCACTTCCCGGCGGGCCGGTGTGGGCGAAGGCGCGAGGGCGGCGAGTGGGTTCATTGTTTAGTTATACGGGTTCAGAATTGAAAGTAGATAAATGTTCCACCTCCCGATGAGAAGATGAACATGTAGAGGATCATCACCACCGCCAGACCCACCCGCGCCGCACCCGTTTCCAGCAGTGTCCGCAATTTGGACTCGTAGAGGAACTGATACAGCCACACCACCAGCGCGAGCCCCACCATCAGGGCCGGGATTTGCGGGTCGCTCCAGGCCGCCGTGAAGAGCCGGCGCACGATCAACAGCGCGTCCGGCAGCGAGTTCGCCCGGAAGAAGATCCACGTGAAGCACACGAACGCGAAGACCCCGAGCTGCTTGAGCAAGCGGGGCACCCGCTCGCGGTAATAGGCCGAACGCTCCAACTCGCGCGTGATCATCACCCCCAGGGCGTGCAGCGCGCCCCAAATGGCGAACGTCCACGCCGCCCCATGCCACACGCCCGAGATGAAAAACGTGATGAACAGGTTGCGGTACGTCTGGAAAGCCCCGTTGCGGTTGCCCCCCAGCGGGATATACACATAATCCCGGAACCAGGACGAGAGGCTGATATGCCAGCGCGTCCAAAACTCGCCCAGGCCGGTGGCCAGATAGGGATTGTTGAAATTGAGGATCAAGTGGAACCCCATCAGCCGCGCCAACCCCCGCGCCATATCCGTGTAGCCGCTGAAATCGAAAAAGATCTGCCAGGCAAACGCGAACGTGGCCATCGCCAGCGCCGGCGCGCCGAAAGCCTTCGGGTTGTCGTACACCCGCTCGACATACAGCGAGAGATAATTCGCCAGGGCCAGTTTCTTGAACAAACCCACCAGAAACAGCGAGAGACCGTCGGTGAAGTTCTGCAGCTTGATCGGCGGGAACTGCTGGAACTGCGGCAGCAAATGCTTCGCCCGTTCGATCGGCCCCGCCATCAGCTGCGGAAAGAAACACACAAACGTCGCGAACCGCAGAAAATTCCGCTCCCGTTGCACGTTCCCCAAATAGAAATCGATCGTGTAACTCAGCGATTGGAACGTGAAAAACGAGATCCCCACCGGCAGCACATAGGAAAACCCGAACGGCATCAGGGACGCCGGATCGGTCAGATGAATCGGCACATGCGCCCAGGCAAACACCGCGCTGAGGTTCTCCACCACAAACCGCGCGTACTTGAAAAAGAGCAGCAGCGCCAGGTTGTTGAAGAGGCTGATCACCAGCCACACCCGCCGGCTGCTGAAGAGCGCCCCGCACGCCATGAGCAGGAAGATCAGCCCCAGCATCCCCATGGTCGGCCGCAACGTCGGCGGCCCGGCCACCGCCACGCCCAAAATCCCCAGCGTTGCCACCGCCGACGTGATAAACGCCCCGCTCAGCACCCCATCGTTAAAACGCAGCCGCGTCAGCCGCCCCCACACATCGACCCGTTCGCCCGAGCGCGGGCAGTGGTCCATGAACGTCACCAGAAAGTAATCCAGCGCGGTGGAATACACCACCAGCAGCAGGTAATACGGGTTCCACCACCCGTAAAAGAAATACGAGGCCGCCATCAGCCAGGGAATCCACAGCCGGGTTTTCCGCAACGCGTAGAACACCGGCAGCACGATCACCAGGAACACCAAAAACGGCCAGGTATGAAACAGCATAGCGCGCGCTCCCCGGTTAAGTTGTGAAGCCCCAGCCGCGTTTCATTTCGGTTTGGCCTTGAGTTGCTCGATTTCCTCGGGGCTCGCGCGCCGCACGCAGCGAAAGCCGCAATAATCCGTGTAAAAACAGGCGTCGGTGTCCCCCGTCCGCTGGCCCTGCCGGAAGGTGGCCCGGCACATGTCCGCGCTGGCCTTCCAGGACCCGCCCCGCATCACGCGCTTGGTGTCCTTGCCCACGCTCGGCGGCCCCGGCGGGTCCACCGGCGCGCTGGCCTGGTAATAGTTGGTGCTGTAGACGTCCTCGCACCATTCGGCCACATTCCCGTACATGTCGTGAAGTCCCCAGCGATTTGGCTTCTTTTGCCCCACCGGATGCGTCTTCTCATCCGCGTTTTCGGCGAACCAAGCGTTCTGGCGCAACTTGTCCGCCGCGCCGAAGTCATACGCGCCCTCCATCCCCGCGCGGCAGGCATATTCCCATTCCGCCTCGGTGGGTAGCCGATATCCGTTGGCCGTGTAATCGCACGTCCATTCCGGCGTCTTTTCGTTGTAACACGGTTTGAGCCCCTCGAGTGCCGAACGCTCGTTGCAATACTGCTTGGCGTCCCGCCACCGCAGCCGCTCCACCGGCTTCTTGGGGCTCTCGTTCCAATGCGACGGATTGGGCAGTTGAACCTTCGCGAGCAGCTCCTGCGTCACCTCGTATTTGTCCATCAGGAAACCCGTCAACTTCACCTGGTGCGGCGGCGCCTCGTCCGGATTGCCCTGGCTGGTGCCCATGGTGAACTCGCCTCCGGGCAACCCCACCAACTCCACCCCCGATTTGGACACCACCTCGAACGGTTCGCCCGCCGGCCCTTTGGCCGCCACCGCCGCGCCCTCGCCGGTCTTCCCGGGTTCGGAACCCGCCGGGCCGCAGCCGCCGAGCAAAACCGCGGGCGCCACCAATGCGAGCCAGTAATATCGTCTCCTCACGGTCTATTCCTTTGCTTTGCCCGGCAAGAACCACGCCGACTCCTTGTTGCTCCAACCGTTGGTCGTCAGCATCGAGAAATCGCTCTCCTTGGCCGTGTTGAGATCCAGGGTGCCGTCCCGCTCCGCCGACACCGCCGCCAGATTCCAACCCTGGGCGTGCACCCCGACAATTTCACACGCCGCCTGGAACGTGCCCGGCTTGCTCAAGTCCCCCTCGCCGTCCGGCCCCCGGCTGATGCACAGAAAGCGGCAGTCCGGCGACCAGTCCACATGGTAAATCTTGTTCTTCTCGTCCACAATCCGCACCCGCCACGGGCCGACCACCGGAGTCTCCGCCTCCGTATCCAGCGGCGCCGCCGCGATCTCGTGGTCGCCTGCCCCCCAGGCGATCTGTTTGCGTCCGGGCTCAACCACGGCCGGCAACCCGGGATCTTCAGATTGATGATCTTGTCCCCCTTCGCCTCGATCAGCAGAATCGCGTGATCCACCCCCATCCCCGCGTGTACCGTCGCCGCGATCCATTTCCCGTTCTTCGAGAAACTCGGGTTATACAGATGAAACAACTTCTCCGTATTCGGATGCGCCTCGATCTTGCCGCTATCCAGGTGATAGAAACTCATCCCCTTCGTCGAGAAATCCACCACATTGAACTTCGGGTATTCCTGGGGCAGAAAACCGATCACCTTGCCGTCCGGGCTCCAGAACGGTTCGCGCGCGCTATCCACCAACTTCTTGCGGTTCTTCCCATCGACATCCATCACCCACAAACTCCGCACCGTATCGCGGCCCTCCCCCGTATCCACCGAAAACGCGATCCGCGTCCCGTCCGGCGACACCTGCGGATAATGCTCCTGCACCTTGGGCGTCCGCGTCAGGTTGACCGGGTTGGATCCATCCGCGTTCATCACCCAGATTTCCCAATTATCGGCCACATAACTCTCGAACGCGATTTTATAGGGCAGCGCCTTCAAGCGCTCCCGGAACGGAGATTGGGCCTGGGCCACCCCTGGGGTCGCCTCGAGAAGCACCGACACCGCCAGCAATCCTGGCCATATTGATCGTTTCATAATCATAACTGGGCTTAAGAGCACGCCGCTTTTGCTTGACTGACGCGCAGGCTAAGTTTGCCTCTCCGCAGCGTCAAGCCTTATGATCAAGATCCAAATTTCCCCTTGATCACTAATTACTGTTCACTGATGATCACTGTCCCCAGTCTCATCACCGTCCGATCCGCTTCGCCCACCCGCTGGCGAAGTCTCCAAGAATGCTCGCCATGCTCAAGACCGCCACGGCGTCCGCGAGGGCGACTGCGCTCCCGATGCATCGGGAGCGCTTTGACCCCGCCCCGTGCATGCTCCGGACAATCTCGCACTCTTACCGATTCGCCACCAGCACCATGCAAAACGAAACCACCCCCCGATTTCGGTGTTCCATGCCTTCGAATCTGCGGAGTTCCAATGCCCCGACCGACGTTACCGCGCCCACGCCCGTGTCCGAGCTCCGCCGCCGGCGCCGAACTTGGCCAGGGCAAAGCAACGGCGGTCTCAAGCGGTCGGACGTGGCACCCCGCGGTGCCGGTCGCCAAAACCACCCGATAGCTCGCGCTTTCTCCGCACGTTACCATTTTGTTCCCAGCACCTTGCGATATTGCCGTCCAAACCCATTCTGGATATTCCGGAGTTTCAAATAGGGTCCAGTCCTCCCTCCGTAGCCCGTCCTCCGTAGCAGAGCCACTGCGGAGGGTGGACAGAGCCACTGCGGAGGACGGGGGCGGAGCCTTGCCCGCCGCTGAAGTCCCGCAGGGACGACCGATAATAGCCCACCGTTTCCAACGGTGGGTTGGCCGAAGGTAACGGGACAAGTCCCGGCAGGGACGAAAGAAACGCCCCGCGATTCGTCCCCCGTCCCCACCGCGATACCTAATATTTCAGTTTTCCCCATTCCGCTTCTCCCCCTCCAATCTCCGGACATTTGCATCGTATTACCAATTCGCCATCAGCACCTTGTGAAACGAAACCTCCCCTCCATATCGTCACCTCGGATGATCCCAACATTTCGGACCGAACATCGCTGGCAGACTGTTCGCTGATCACCGATGACTGATGACTCCGCCCCATTCCTATTTCAATCTTCATCATTCCCCTTTCTCATCCCCGCGCCGGCTGATTTCGGCGCTCTACCACTCGGTATTCACTTCTTTCAATGTGCATTACACATTCTCCCTGAGCATCTTGTAACATCGTCGTCCCAACCCATTCCAGGAATTCCGGAGTTAGTTATCCCCACCGGCGTCGCCGGTTTGAGGTGGTTGGAGGCTTCCCAGCGTCCTCGTTCCACGCCCCTATCATCCCAGTTGGAACCTTCTGGAAGCTTGCCGGCTCGGTTGCCAAAACTCCGGACATTTCAATCGCATTAGCATCTCACCTCCAAAATCTTGCGAACTGAAACCGCCCCTAGATACCAGCAACTCGGATGATCCCAACATTTCGGAACGAACACCGCCGGATCCCGGTTCGCTGATCACCGCTGACTGATGACTCCCTATTTCGACCTTCATCATTCCCTTTTGCCCATCCCCGCCCCAGGCGGATAGGGTGCAGTCCACCCTCCGTAGGAGGACGGGGGCGGAGCCTTGCCCGCCGCTGAAGTCCCGCAGGGACGACCGATAATAGCCCACCGTTTCCAACGGTGGGTTGTCCGGAAGACCCCGGCGCCAGTCCCGTCAGGGACGAAAGAAACGCCCCATCCTTCGTCCTCGCCGCGTTGCCCTCGGTCCTCTAAGGTCTTCACTACAATTTCAATTTTCAAAACTCCTCTTTTCCTTTCACCGCCCCCTCCAATCTCCGGACAATCTTGCGCTCTTACCGCTTTGTCATCAGTATCTTGCGAATTGAAACCGCCCCGCGTTTTCAGCGGTTTCCGCCTTCCCGTTACGGCGCATCCTGGAGCGATGCCAGACGGTAGCCGGCAGTTGAGTGAAACGACACTGCCAGATTGCGATTTCAGAACACCTCCCACCCCGGCGGGGTGGCAGCATTCAGTCCGATTTCGGAAAAGATCCGGACCAAGATCAGGGCAACTCCCGACATTCATGGCGTCTACAGTTGAATATGTTCTTGTCGCGGGCGCCCGGCGCCCGGCTGGTTTTTCGAACCCGTCCCCTCCGAGTCTTCCCCGCCGTAGGCGGTGTGGGTGCAGTCCACCCTCCGTAGCCCGTCCTCCGTAGCAGAGCCACTGCGGAGGGTGGACGGAGCCACTGCGGAGGACGGGGGCGGAGCCTTGCTGCACGGCGGAGCCTTGCCGGACGGATCAAGATCAAGATTCCCCTTTTGCCCGGTCGTGGTGGGTTCGGTCGCTCATCACCGATGGTCACCGATCACTGATTACCGATCACTGGTCACCGATCACTGGTCACCGATCACTGGTCACCGATCACTGGTCACCGATCACTGGTCACCGATCACTGGTCACCGATCACTGGTCACCGATCACTGGTCACCGATCACTGGTCACCGATCACTGGTCACCGATCACTGGTCACCGATCACTGGTCACCGATCACTGGTCACCGATCACTGGTCACCGATCACTGGTCACCGATCACTGGTCACCGATCACTGGTCACCGATCACTGCTTACCGATCACTGCTTACCGATCACTGCTTACCGATCACTGCTTACCGATCACTGCTTACCGATCACTGCTTACCGATCACTGCTTACCGATCACTGCTTACCGATCACTGCTTACCGATCACTACTTACCGATCACTGCTTACCGATCACTACTTACCGATCACTGCTTACCGATCACTGCTTACCGATCACTGCTTACCGATCACTGCTTACCGTCCGTCCTCTCCGAGGCGTTCTCACTCATGGCGGCGTGTACGCCGCTCATGGTCACCAAGATACATCATTCCAGTGCAACTATGCAAGAACAGAATGAATGCATTTCGCTTGGCGATGGATTCACTTATCCCACCAACCGCCGCCAGCACACAACCCCGGCCAAGGTCCCTCGACGTCCTCGCGCGCGAACGCCATGCCCCGGACCGTCTGAAGGCGGAACTCCGAGCGAGAGGGCCAGCGCACGGGCCAAGCGCCCGTGATCCAGAAGAGGCGACTGGAAGTTTCCCAAACCCTCCCCCGAACGGGAGAGAATTCTCCCAAGCCAAATTTCGTGCTTTTAACCCCTGAACCCCGCCAGGAGACTGCGTTTCTTACTCTTGATCTTACTCTTACTCATACTCTTGTCTTGTTACGGGTTTCGGGGCACGGGGCACGGAGCGTCGGACACGCAGGCACGCAGCCAC
This region includes:
- a CDS encoding MBOAT family O-acyltransferase produces the protein MLFHTWPFLVFLVIVLPVFYALRKTRLWIPWLMAASYFFYGWWNPYYLLLVVYSTALDYFLVTFMDHCPRSGERVDVWGRLTRLRFNDGVLSGAFITSAVATLGILGVAVAGPPTLRPTMGMLGLIFLLMACGALFSSRRVWLVISLFNNLALLLFFKYARFVVENLSAVFAWAHVPIHLTDPASLMPFGFSYVLPVGISFFTFQSLSYTIDFYLGNVQRERNFLRFATFVCFFPQLMAGPIERAKHLLPQFQQFPPIKLQNFTDGLSLFLVGLFKKLALANYLSLYVERVYDNPKAFGAPALAMATFAFAWQIFFDFSGYTDMARGLARLMGFHLILNFNNPYLATGLGEFWTRWHISLSSWFRDYVYIPLGGNRNGAFQTYRNLFITFFISGVWHGAAWTFAIWGALHALGVMITRELERSAYYRERVPRLLKQLGVFAFVCFTWIFFRANSLPDALLIVRRLFTAAWSDPQIPALMVGLALVVWLYQFLYESKLRTLLETGAARVGLAVVMILYMFIFSSGGGTFIYFQF
- a CDS encoding SUMF1/EgtB/PvdO family nonheme iron enzyme; translation: MLGGCGPAGSEPGKTGEGAAVAAKGPAGEPFEVVSKSGVELVGLPGGEFTMGTSQGNPDEAPPHQVKLTGFLMDKYEVTQELLAKVQLPNPSHWNESPKKPVERLRWRDAKQYCNERSALEGLKPCYNEKTPEWTCDYTANGYRLPTEAEWEYACRAGMEGAYDFGAADKLRQNAWFAENADEKTHPVGQKKPNRWGLHDMYGNVAEWCEDVYSTNYYQASAPVDPPGPPSVGKDTKRVMRGGSWKASADMCRATFRQGQRTGDTDACFYTDYCGFRCVRRASPEEIEQLKAKPK